AGGCAAAGCGGGAGATGAGCCGGAACGCCTCCTCGTTGGCGCCGCCGTGCAGGGGGCCGCGCAGAGTGCCGATGGCCGCGGTGACCGCCGAGTAGAAGTCGGAGAGGGTCGAAGCGGTCACCCGCGCCGAGAAGGTCGAGGCGTTGAACTCGTGCTCGGCGTAGAGGACCAGGGAGGCGTTGAGCATTTGCCGGTGCAGTTCCTCGGGGGGACGGCCGTGCAGCAGGCGCAGGAAGTGCCCGGCGTGGCTCGCCTCCTCCGTTCCGGTCTCGATGCGCTTGCCGTTCCGCTGGAAGTGATGCCAGTAGCAGAGCATGCCGGGGAAGGTCGCAAGCAGGCGGTCGGCGACCTGGAGCCCGTCGCGCCCCACCCCTTCCGGCTCCAGCGTCCCCAGAGCACTGCAGCCGGTGCGCAGCACGTCCATCGGATGGGCGCTGGCCGGCAGCTGCTCGAGGACGAGCCGCAGTGCCGCCGGCAGACCGCGGAACCCGCTGAGACGCTTGCGGTAGGCGGCCAGCTCTTCGGCGGTGGGAAGTTTTTCGTAGAGCAGCAGATAGGCCACCTCCTCGAAGGCGGCCTGAGCGGCCAGATCACCGATAGAGTAGCCGCGGTAGTTGAGCCCCAGTCCTTTCTTGCCGACGGTGCTGATGGTGGTGTCACCGGCGATGACGC
This genomic stretch from Desulfuromonadales bacterium harbors:
- the prpC gene encoding 2-methylcitrate synthase; this translates as MTSTQKFPGLAGVIAGDTTISTVGKKGLGLNYRGYSIGDLAAQAAFEEVAYLLLYEKLPTAEELAAYRKRLSGFRGLPAALRLVLEQLPASAHPMDVLRTGCSALGTLEPEGVGRDGLQVADRLLATFPGMLCYWHHFQRNGKRIETGTEEASHAGHFLRLLHGRPPEELHRQMLNASLVLYAEHEFNASTFSARVTASTLSDFYSAVTAAIGTLRGPLHGGANEEAFRLISRFASAEEAEAELLAMLGRKEKVMGFGHRVYQTADPRSDLIKAWAKRLCAAAGKEALFEVSERIDQVMRREKELFPNLDFYSASAYHVAGIPTAMFTPVFVFARIAGWSAHIIEQRAANKLIRPTADYTGPAPRPYVPIEQRN